A window of Microbispora hainanensis genomic DNA:
GGCGCGTAGTTCGTCCGGTTCCACCCCGGTGCGCGGAAGGGTGACGTCAAGGTCCAGCGCGATCCGGCCCGGCCGGCGGGTGAGCACGACGACGCGGCTGCCGAGGAAAACGGCCTCCTCGACGCTGTGGGTGACGAACACCGACGTCCGGCCGGTCTGCGCGCTCACCCGGCGCAGGTCCTCCTGCAGGCGCTCGCGGGTGAGCGCGTCCAGGGCGGCGAACGGCTCGTCGAGCAGCAGCAGCGGGTCGTCGCCCGCGAGCGCCCTGGCGATCGCCACGCGCTGCTGCTGCCCCCCGGAGATCTGCCAGATCCTCCGGTCGGCCACGTCGTGCAGGCCGACCCGTTCCAGCAGTTCGGGCACCCGGCGGGCACGTTCCGCACGGGGCACTCCGGCGTAGCGCAGGGCCAGCTCGACGTTGCCGCCCACGGTCTTCCACGGAAACAGGCGGGGCTGCTGGAAGACGATCCCGGCGCCTGCGCCCGGGACCGGCTCGGCGCCACCGGTCCGTACGGTGCCGGAGGTCGGCCGCTCGAAGCCCGCGACGAGGCGCAGCAGCGTGCTCTTGCCGCATCCGGACGCCCCGACGAGCACGAGGAAGGCGCCGGGAGGGATGGTCAGGGAGATCGGCCCCAGGGCGGCGACCGGACCTCCCGGGCCGCCGTAGACGTGTTCGACCTCGTGCAGGTGGACGGCGGCGGCCTCCTCGCCCGTCCCGGCCGGGGCGGCGGCCGCCTCAGGGCGCGAGGACATCGGGAAGCCCCTTGGTGTAGATCGCCCGTTCAACCGTGGCGAGGTCGGGCACCGCGTCGATCTTCTGCTGGTCCTTGAGGAACTGCGCCGCGCTCACCAGGTTCTGCGCCAGGCCGCCGACCTTGTCCGGCGTGCCGAGCCACTCCGGCGAGGACAGGTCGGCCGGCCTGAGGAAGACGCCCTGGCTGAGCTGCTCCTTGGCCGCGTCCTTGCCGATGTTGAGCTCCGCGCCCACCGCCTGGGCCGCGGCGTCGGGGTCGTCCGCGATCAGGTCGAGCGCCCTGGCCTCGGCCTTGCGCCAGGCGTCCACCACGTCGGGGTGCGCCTGGACGAACGCGGTGGACACCACGCCCAGGTCGAGGGTCGGCTTGCCCGCCGTCGCCAGCTCCCGGCTGCTGATGATCGTCTTGCCGGTCTTCTTGATCTCGTCGAGCGTGGGCAGCCAGACGTAGGCGGCGTCGATATCGCCGCGGGTCCAGGACGCCAGGATGTCCTGCGGCTCCAGGTCGACGATGTTCACCTCGGACTCCCGCACCCCGGCCTTGTCGAGCGCGGCGAGCAGGCTGTAGTGGGACGTCGAGGCGAACGGCGTCGCCACCTTCCTGCCGCGCAGGCCCTCCACGGACGAGATGCCGGTGCCGTCGCGGGCGACCAGCGCCTCGTTGTCACCGGCCACGTCGAGCACGAACGCCACCTGGTAGGGGATGTTGAGCGGCGCGGACAGCCCGCGCGCGACCGGGCTCGACCCGATGGCCGCGATGTCCACGCTCTTGGCCACGAAGGCCGTGTTGATGCTCGCGCCGGAGTCGAACTTGGTCCACTTGACGGTGTAGCCGGGCAGCGCCTGCTCCAGCCACCCCTTGTTCTTCACGATGAGGTCCCCGCTGGGGAACGCCTGATAGGCGATGCGGATGGTGCGGTCCGCCGCGTCGCCGCCGCCTCCGCTCGTGCCGGAGGCCGCGCCGTCGCCGCACGCGGCGAGGACGGCGGCCGTCGCGGCGGCCAGGGCGACGGAGAGCAGGCGCGTGAGGCGTGGTCGTGACATGGCGGAGGGTTCCTTCTGCGGTGGGAGGGAGGCGGTGGAAGGGAGGCGGTGGAAGGGAGGCGGTGGAAGGGAGTGCGGCTGGAGGGAGATCGACGGTGCCGGACAGGGGCTCAGACGCGGCCGCGCCAGGGGATGAGCCGGTTCTCCGCGACGCGCAACAGGCCGTCGATCAGCAGCCCGGACAGGCCGATCGCGAGCAGCCCGAGCACCACGACGTCGGTCTGCAGGTAGCGCTGGGCGTCGCGGACCATCCCCCCGATGCCCGGCACGCCGTTGACGGTCTCCGCCGCGACGACCGAGGAGTACGCGACCCCGACGGCCAGCCGGACACCGGTGAAGATCTCCGGCAGCGCGGCCGGCAGCACCACGTCCTTGATCACGTCCCGTCGTGACGCGCCCAGCGCCCGGGCCGCCTCCACCAGGCCGGTCGGCGCGCCGTGGACGGCCGCGGCGGTGGCCACGGCGACCGGCGGGAGCGCGGCGATGGCGAGCAGCCACAGCTTGGGCGTCTCGTCGATGCCGAACCAGATGATCAGCAGGCTGAAGTACGCCAGCGGAGGCAGTGCCCGTACGAACGTCACGACCGGCTCGGCCACGAGGCGGATCCACGGCACGGTGCCCAGGACGACGCCGAGGGCGAGCCCGGCCACCACGCCGAGCGCCGAGCCGATGAGGATGCGGCGCAGGCTGATCGCCAGATGCTCGACGAGCAGGTGACCGCTGTAGCCGCGGACGCCATCGTGCGTGGTGGACAGCAGGACGAGCTGGTCCCACACGGCCCGGGGCGCGGGGACGAACGACGGATTGCCCGCCGCGACCGCCGCCAGCTGCCACAACGCGAGCAGTGCGAGCAGCGACAGCACCCGCACGCCGATCCGGCGGGCGCTGCGCCCTCGCCGGCCCGGACCGGAGACGGCGGGCGCCCCTTCGACAGGCGCCCCTTCGACAGGCGCTGCCTCGCCGGGCGCTCCCTCGCCGGGAAGGAGCGAACGGGGAGCCGCCGAGGGGGATCTGGAGGGGGCTCTTGAGGGGGATGACGTCACAGTGGTCGCTCCGTGTGGAGGGCGCCGCACCGCCGGGAGGCGAGGCGGGCACGGCGCGGCGACGGATGGGGGGGCGTCCGGTGAGGGTGACCACGCCGGACGGGGCCCGTACGGGGGACCGGACGGGGAGCACGGTTCAGGAGCGACAGGCCGAGCCGTTCAGACGGCACAGGTCGACGTGCCGACGCCGGACCAACCACGATGCCGTAAACACAGATATTTCCTACCAAATTTGTAGGGTGATGGCAATCACCGCACGGTGGCGCCGCGCTGCCGGCTCACGGGGTGGAGTAGGGTCGCCGGGTGCCTGACCCGATCTTCGCTCACCCACGTCTGGCCGCCGTTTACGACGCGTTCGACGGAGACCGCGACGATCTCGACGTCTATCTCGCCGTCGCCGGCGAGCTGGGCGCGGAGCGCGTGCTCGACGTCGGCTGCGGCACGGGATCCCTGGCGGTCCTGCTGGCGGACAGCGGACGCACGGTCATGGGCGTCGATCCCGCCGAGGCGTCGCTGCGGATCGCCAGGTCGAAGGACCGGGCCGGAAGGATCACCTGGATCCATGGCGACGCCACCACGGTCCCGGCGTTCGACGCCGACCTCGCGGTGATGACGGGCAACGTGGCGCAGGTCTTCCTCACCGACGACGACTGGACGCGGACGCTGCGGGGCGTCCACGGCGCGCTCCGCCCGCGGGGATATCTCGTGTTCGAGACCAGGCGGCCCGGACGCCGGGCATGGGAGGACTGGGCCGCCGGCGCCGGTCCGGTCGTCCTCGACCTTCCGGAGACCGGGCCCGTGGAGCAGCGCCTCGACGTCACCGACGTGAGCCTGCCGCTGGTGTCGTTCCGCTACACCTACACCTTCCTGGCCGACGGCGAGGTGATCACGTCGCACTCGACCCTCCGGTTCCGCGACCGGGACGAGGTGGAGACGAGCCTGGCCGCGAACGGCTACCGCGTGCTGGACGTGCGGGACGCCCCCGACCGCCCGGGCCGCGAGTTCGTGTTCGTGGCGCAGCGCACGACCTGAAGCAGCGCACAACGTGAAGCAGCGCACGACCTGAAGCAGCGCACGACCTGAAGCAGCGCACAACGTGAAGCAGCGCACAACGTGAAGCGGCGCCAGACCTGAAGCGGCGCGCGCCGGGGGCGTTACAACCCGAAGCGCCGCAGGGCCCGCCGATAAATGGTGGAAACGGCCGCACTTTTCTGCAGTCACAAACTACACATTACTCAATTCATCGGGCATATCCGAATAAAAATCCGGGACGAATCGCCCCGCACAGAGGGCCTCCCACCGGCACAGAGTGGCCGATTGTGGCCAACTGGGAACTTGCCGTAAGCGGGTCTATTTACATCTATTCATTGACCGGTCACCATATGTCCGTGGCCACACCCCCTCGCTGATCAGCGCCGAACAGATCAGCGAGGTCGTCAACTCATGGAATTCGGCATCAACTCGCGCCGGCAGCCGAATTCCCCATGACATAACGCCACACCAGAAGGAACGACACCGTGATAATGACGCGACGATTACGGGCCGCCGTGTGCGCGGCCGCGGCCGCTGCGACGCTGGTCGCCGGGGTGGGGACGGCGTACGCCGCGCCCGGGGTCACCCCCGCGGACGTGACGCTCGACCTGGCCCGCGGCGAATCGAAGACGATCGACAAAACCGTCTCCACTCCGGTCGTCCCGCCCAAGCCGGATATCGCTTTCCTGATCGACACGACAGGCAGCATGGGCGGGGTCATATCCAACGTGCGGACCAACGCGAACGCCATTTTCTCCAATGTCGCCTCGGCACAGCCGGACGCCCAGTTCGCGGTCGCCGAATACAAGGACGCGGCGGACTCGACTCCATTTCGGGTGGCGCAGAATCTCACCGGCGACCCGGCCGATGTCACCGCCGGCATCAATTCGCTGTCCGCGTCGGGCGGAGGCGACTTCCCCGAAGACGGCATCAACGCCCTGTACCAGGTCGCCACGGGAGCGCTCTCCTTCCGGCCGGACAGCACCCGGATCGTGTTGCTGATCGGAGACGCCCCCAGCCACGACCCCAGCGGCGGCCACTCGCTGGCCGACGCGATCAGCGCCCTGAAAGCGGCCGACATCACCGTGCTCGCCTTCGACCTGGCCGGGCTGAACTCGAGCGGGCAGGCGGCCGCGATCACCGACGCCACCGACGGACAGCTGTTCTCCGGCCTCAACCCCTCGGAGGTCAGCGACACCATCCTGTCGGCCCTGCACAACCTGCCGGTCACGGTCACCCACAAGCTGCGCGACTGCGACCCGAACCTGTCGGTCTCCCTGACCCCGGACAGCCGTACGGTGACCAGCGGCGAGGATGCCGCGTTCTCCGAGAAGGTCACCGTCGGCGACGGAGCCGCGCCGGGAAGCACCCTCACCTGCAAGGTGGACTTCCTGGTCAACGACGTCCTGTCGCCCGGGTTCACCGAAACGATCACCGAGCACGTCCCGAAGGCGACCCCGAAGATCACCACGACGCCGTCGGGCGAGACGCCCGCGGGCGGAAACGTCTCGGACACCGCGACCCTGTCCGGCGGCCACCACCCGACGGGCACCGTCAAGTTCGAGCTGTTCGGACCCGGCGACACCGAGTGCGAGACGCCCATCGCCACCCGCACCGGATCGGTGTCGGACAGCGGCACGGCGACGTCCGGCGACATCCCGGCGGGCGGCGTGGGCACCTACCGGTGGGTGGCCTCCTACAGCGGCGACGACGCCAACACCCCGGTCACCTCCGAATGCGGTGAGGAGGTCGAGGTCGTCAAGGCCACCCCGGGCATCGCCACCACGCCGTCGGGGTCGGTCCCGGCCGGCGGCGCCGTCTCCGACACCGCCACGGTCTCCGGCGGGTTCCACCCCACCGGCACCGTCGAATTCCAGCTGTACGCGCCCGGCGACACCGACTGCAAGACGCCGATCGCCACCCGCACCGGCGACCTGTCCGGCAGCGGCACCGCCGCGTCCGGCGACGTGACCATCGGCGCGGCCGGCACCTACCGGTGGACCGCCACCTACAGCGGCGACGCCAACAACAACTCCGTCACCTCGCCGTGCAGCGACGAGGAGGTCAAGGTCACGCCGCAGCGGCTGACCGGACGGGCCTACGGCCTGACCGCCGGCGCCTCCCTGGCCGGCCTGCAACTGGTCAACATCGCACGCACCCCGGACACCGGCCCCGTCTCCACCACGTCGTCCGGCAGCACCTCGGTCCCCTGCACCGCCACCCTCAGCGGGCTGATCAGCGCGCACGCCCTGTGCGCCAAGGTCGTCACCACCGAGTTCCCCGGCAAGTCGGAGGCCACCGCCTCCATCGACGACACCTCCATCGGGATCACCGGCATCCCCGTGATCACCATCGGGGCCATCAAGTCCAGCTCCACCACCACCTGCTCCGGATCGAGCGGGACCACCACGATCGCCTCCCTCAAGGTCGGCAACACGGTGGTCATCTCGGCGCCGACGAACATCGCGCCCAACACCACGATCAACGTCGGCGTGGTGAAGCTGGTCCTCAACGAGCAGATCCCGTTCACCACGCCCGACAAGGGCCTGACCGTCAACGCGGTTCACGTCACCGTCAACGCCCTCGGCCTGGCCAAGACCAACGTGGTCCTGGCCTCCGCCGAGAGCGACATCGGCAACTGCCCGTGACCTGAGCCGACCGACCCCGGGGCCGGGCGGAGCGCCGTGACTCCGCCCGGCCCCGGCCGATTCGGCACGAGTCTCAGTGCCCGCCGGCGTCGGCGAGGACGCGGCGGGCCTGCCGGACGACGGCCTCGTCCACGAAGCGGCCGTCGGCGAGGGCCACCGCGCCCTGGTCGGCGGCGGAGACGACCTCCAGGGCGGCCGCGATCTCCTCCTCCGTCGGGTGGTAGGCCGCCGCGATCACCGGAAGCTGGACGGGGTGGATGGCCGCCCTGCCGCGAAATCCCATGGCCCGGCCCGAGGCGCAGGACGCGGCCAGGCCGTCGAGGTCGCGGACGTTCGCATAAACGGACTGGGCCGGGGCCGGCAGCCCCGCCGCGCGGGCCGCGACCACGATGCGGGACCGCGCCCAGGCCAGGCCCGCCTCGTCGGTCACACCGAGGTCGGCGCGCAGATCGGCCTCGCCGAGGCCGATCCCGGCGACGGCCGGTGAAGCGGTGGCGATCTCGAAGGCGCGCTCCAGCCCGAGGGCCGACTCGATGATCAGCCGCAGCGGCACGCCCGGCACCGCGTCGGCGATCCGGCGGACCTCGTCGGCCGACTCCACCTTGGGGACGCGCAGGCCGCCGCTGCCGCGCAGCAGCGTTCCGAGCGCGTGCAGGTCGGCCTGGCCGTACGGTGTGCGGACGTCGTTGACCCGGATCTCCACGCGCGGCCGCGGCGTGGCCAGCAGGGCGGCGACCCCGGCGCGGGCGGCGTCCTTGTTCTCGGGGGCGACCGCGTCCTCCAGGTCGACGATCACCATATCGGCCTCGCCGCCCAGGGCCTTGCCGATCCGGTCGGGGCGGTCGGCGGGCACGTACAACCATGTCAGGGGCGCGGCCGGGACACCAGGAGCGTCCATCACACCACTCCCTTGGCCCGCAGTGCCTCGATCTGCGCATCGGTCAGGCCGAGGCCGCGCAGGATCTCATCGGTGTCGGCGCCGTGCGGGCGGCCGGTCCACCGGATGTGTCCCGGTGTCTCCGACATCCGGAACATCACGTTCTGCATCCGCAGCGGGCCCAGCTCGGGGTCCTCCACGGTCGTCACCGCGTCGAGCGCGGTCAGCTGCGGGTCGGCCAGCACGTCGCGCACGTCGTAGATGGGCGCCACGGCGGCCTCGGCCTCCTCGAACGCCCGCAGCACCTCCTCCCGGGTCCGCTCGCCGACCCAGGCCGCGACGGCCGCGTCGAGCTCGCCGACGTGCGCCACCCGGCCCGCGCCGGTGGCGAACCACGGCTCGTCCACCAGGTCGGGCCGGCCGACCAGGCGCATCACGCGTTCCGCGATGCTCTGCGCCGAGGTCGAGACCGCGACCCACGAGCCGTCGCGGCAGCGGTAGGTGTTGCGCGGAGCGTTGTTGACCGAGCGGTTGCCGGTGCGCGGGGGCACGACGCCGAGCCGGTCGTAGATGGTGGGCTGGGCGCCGAGCACGGTCAGGATCGGCTCGATGATCGACAGGTCGACGACCTGCCCGCGCCCCGACCGCAGGGCAGTCATCACGGCGAACGCGGTGGCCAGCGCGCAGATGCCGTCCGCGAGCCCGAACGGCGGCAGCGTGGGCGGCCCGTCCGGTTCCCCCGTCATCGCGGCGAACCCGCTCATCGCCTCGGCGAGGGTGCCGAAGCCGGGCCGTCTGGCGTACGGGCCGAACTGGCCGAAGCCGGTGACCCTGGCGAGCACCAGATCGGGGTTGGCCTTGCTGAGCCGGTCCCAGGACAGGTTCCAGCGCTCCAGCGTGCCGGGGCGGAAGTTCTCGATGAGCACGTCGGCGTCCTCGACGAGCCGGACCAGCAGGTCCTGCCCCTCAGTGGTGGACAGGTCGAGGGTCATCGTCCGCTTGTTGCGGCCGAGCATCTTCCACCACAGCCCCCCGGGGCCGTGCCCGCGCGACGGGTCCGGCCTGCGCGGGTGCTCGATCTTGATGACGTCCGCGCCGTAGTCGCCGAGCAGCATCGCGGCGGTCGGCCCGGCGAACAGCGTCGCGGCGTCGATGACGCGCACGCCGTCGAGCGGCCCGGTCACAGTCCCTCCTCCATCAGGTGGTCGATCTCGTGGCGGTGGGGCATGGAGGTGCTGGCGCCCTCCCGCTGCACCGACAGCGCCGCGGCGGCCGAGGCGAAGCGCAGCGCCCGCGCCGGATCGGCCCCCTCGGTCCTGGCGACGGCCAGCGCCGCCGCGAAGGTGTCGCCCGCCGCCGTCGTGTCCACCGCCCGCACCGGTACGGCGGGCTCGTGCAGGCGGACGCCCTCGCGCGAGCCGTACAGGGCGCCCCGGGCGCCCAGGGTGACGACGGCCTCGGGGACGAGGCCGAGCAGCGCCTCCAGCGCGTCGCCGGGGTCGTCGCGGCCGGTGAGGGCCGCCGCCTCGTGCTCGTTGGGCACGATGAGGTCGACGGCCTCCAGCAGCTCGGCGGGCAGCGGCACGGCCGGGGCCGGGGTCAGGATCACCTCCGCGCCGGGCACGTGGGCCGCGGCGACCACGGCGTCCATCGGCAGCTCCAGTTGCAGAAGCAGCGCGTCGGACCGGGCGATGACCTCCGCGTCCCGCCCGTCCGGCCCGGTGACCGCGCCGTTCGCGCCGGGCACCACGATGATCGAGTTGTCGCCGCCGTCCTGCACGACGATGTGGGCGACGCCCGACGGGCCGGGCACGACCCGCAGCCCGGTGGTGTCCACGCCCGCCTCGGCGAGCGCGGCCCGCAGCCCCGGCCCGAACGCGTCGTCCCCCACGGCTCCGAAGAAGGCCACGTCGGCGCCCGCGCGGGCCGCGGCGATCGCCTGGTTGGCTCCCTTGCCGCCGGGAATCGTGCGGAACTCCCGGCCCGTGACGGTCTCACCCGGCTTGGGGGCCTGGGCGACGTACGCCACCAGGTCCATGTTGGCGCTGCCGAACACCGAGATCATCGTCGTTCCCCCTCACAGAGCGCGAGCGTGCGGGCGGCGAGCGACTCGATCGAGACGCCGTCGAAGCCGGGCAGGCTGCTGGCCAGCCGGTCCCTGGTGATCCACCGCTCGGGGACGCCGCCCGCCAGCGCCCCGGCGATCGATCCGGCGGTGGCGGCGGCCGAGTCGGTGTCCCAGCCTCCGGCCACGGCCGCGCCGACGGTCGCGCCGAAGTCGCCCGCACCGTGCACTGCGCCATGAACGAGCGCCGCCGCCAGCAGCGCCGCGTTGTTAACAGTGTGGACCCAGTGGAGGTCGCCGTGCCGCGCGTAGAGCCGGTCGACGACCCGCTCGAAGTCCGGCTCGGCCGCGGCGTCCGCGACGGCCTGCCGTACGGCCCCGGCCAGGCGCGAGCCGGGCGGCACGACCGAGAGCCCGGCCTCGATCACCTCGTCCATTCCGGCGGCCACGAGCGCCTGCGCGCACATGGCGGCGGCGAACATCGCGCCGTAGATCCCGTTGGCCGTGTGGCTGAGCCGGGCGTCCCGCCACGCCTGCGCCGCGGCCGTCGCCGGATCGCCCGGGTTGGCCCAGCCGTACACGTCGGCCCTGATCAACGCGCCGATCCACTCGCGGAACGGGTTGCGGTGGACGGCGGTCGCGGGGACTTCGAGACCCGCGAGCAGGTTGCGGTAGGCCGCCCGCTCGGCGGTGAAGACCCGCCCGGCGGGCAGCGCGTCGAGCCAGGTCTTCGCGACGTCCTCGGTCGTGAAGTCCCGTCCGTGCCGTTCCAGCACGGTGAGCGCGAGCAGCGCGTAGTTGAGGTCGTCGTCCTCGGGCACGCCGTCGATGTTCTCGGCGAGGCTGGTGGCCGCGCTGCGGCGGTTCCACGGCCACCGCTCCGCGATCTCCGGCGGCAGCCCCTTCGCGGTGAACCAGCCGCGGATCGGCCAGTTGCCGGTCGCCTCGGCGATGGCCCTGATCCCCTCGCGGGGGATCTTCTCCACCGGCTTGCCCAGCAGGCAGCCGGCCGCCCTCCCCCACCAGGCGCCCAGAACCCGCCCGGGCTCGGGGCGCGTCCGCGTGCCGGAGGCGGGCCAGTCCGGGCAGCTCGCGACGATCTCTCCGAGCTCCGAGGGCTCGGGCAGCGGCGAGGGGATCGCCGCGAGCGTGTCGAGCAGCTCCCCGGCCAGGGCGCGCAGCGCCTCGGGGGCGGGCTCGGCGGAGGCCCCCGCCCTCGGCGGCGCGTCGTGCCCGCCGGCGGCGTGCCAGCGCTCGCGCACGGCCGCCACCTCCGGGAGCGTTCCCCGGCCGTCCTCGTCCGCCTGCCTCAGCTCGTGGCCCACGAGGTCCTCCGGCTGCACCCACGTCAGCCGGATCATCGCGCGTCTCCCCGCGGCGCGAGCAGGGCGTCGAAGGCGGCCTCGTGCGCGCGGCGGCGCTCCCGGTCGGCCCGGTGCACCCGCCGCGCGACGGCCGCGATCGCCCGCCCCGGCCCGACCAGGTCCGTACGGCTGGCCGTCGCCACCTGCTCCAGCCAGTCGGCGGGGACGGCGGCCCGCCCGCCGAGCGCCCCGGCGACGGCCCCGCCCATCGAGGCGATGGAGTCGGCGTCGCGGCCGTAGTTGACGCCGCCGAGCACCGTCTCGCGGTAGTCGCCCTTGGCCATCACCAGGAACGCGAGCGCGAGCGGCAGTTCCTCGATGCTGTGCAGCCGGCTCGGCCGCCGCGCCCCGAGGCCCTGGTCGCGGTAGGTGTCGGCCACCGTGTCGTACGGGCGGATCGCCGCGCGCAGGGCCTCGAAGGAGCCCTCCCAGTGGCCGAGGCCCCGGGCGGCCGAGCAGACCGCGTCGATGGCGGCCCGGGTGCCGTCGCGGGCGAGCCGCAGGCAGGTCGCGACGACCGAGTCGGGCGTCGCGCCCGGCCGCATCGCCTCGGCGACCGCCGCCGCCAGCACGCCCGCCGCCTCACGGCCGTAGCTCGACTGGTGCGCCCCGGCCAGGTCGATCGCCTCGGCGTACGCGCCGTCGGGGTCGCCCGCGTTGACGACGCCGACCGGCGCCATGTACATCGCCGCGCCGCAGTTGACGATGTTGCCGACCCCGGCCTCGCGGGGGTCGGCGTGGCCGTAGTGCAGCCGCAGCACGAGCCACTTCTCGGCGAGGAACACCCGGTGGAGCGGCAGCGCCTCGGCCTCCAGCTCGGGGATCCACCGCTTCTCCCCCATCATCTCGGGCACCAGGTGCTCGGCGGCGGCGTAGGCGTCCAGGTGACCGCCGACCCGCTCGTACACCCGGATGAGGGCGTGCGTCATCAACGTGTCGTCGGTGACGTGGCCGTCCCCCTTGTGATAGGGCGCGATGGGGCGGGCGTTGCGCCAGTCCTCGTTGAAGGGGGGGACGACGCCGCGCACCCGGCCTCCGTAGCGCTCCTGGATCTGCTCGGGCGTCCACCCCTCGGTGGCTCCGCCGAGCGCGTCGCCCACCGCGGCGCCCGCCACACACCCCACGGCGCGATCGGCCAGCAGGTCGTCATCCGGCAGGTCCTCCTGCGGCGTCATCCGGTCTTCCCCCTTGTCCGTACGCGTGATGTGGCCGGGCGTCATGCGAGCCGCCCGGCGATGTCCAGCAGGTCGGTTCCCGCGAGCTCCGGCAGGCAGCAGCCGGCCAGGACGCGGGCCCGCTCGCGCCAGGCGGCGGGCAGCGCGTCGTGCCCCGCGGCGCAGCCGAGCAGCGCGCCGGTGAGCGCGGGCGCGGAGTCGGCGACCGGGGCGAGGCAGGCCGCCGCCGAGACGCCCGCGCCGAACGCCTCCTGCGGCGGCCCGCAGGAGGCGACGTCGGCGAGGGCCAGCGCGACCGGCACGGTCTGCGCGGCGGCGACGCCGTAGCTGTAGACGTGGTCGAGCACGGCGGCGTCCAGCGCCGGCACCGCGGCGAAGGGCGAGCCCGCCGCCCGCGCCGCCGCGAGGGCCTCGCGCGC
This region includes:
- a CDS encoding VWA domain-containing protein, translated to MTRRLRAAVCAAAAAATLVAGVGTAYAAPGVTPADVTLDLARGESKTIDKTVSTPVVPPKPDIAFLIDTTGSMGGVISNVRTNANAIFSNVASAQPDAQFAVAEYKDAADSTPFRVAQNLTGDPADVTAGINSLSASGGGDFPEDGINALYQVATGALSFRPDSTRIVLLIGDAPSHDPSGGHSLADAISALKAADITVLAFDLAGLNSSGQAAAITDATDGQLFSGLNPSEVSDTILSALHNLPVTVTHKLRDCDPNLSVSLTPDSRTVTSGEDAAFSEKVTVGDGAAPGSTLTCKVDFLVNDVLSPGFTETITEHVPKATPKITTTPSGETPAGGNVSDTATLSGGHHPTGTVKFELFGPGDTECETPIATRTGSVSDSGTATSGDIPAGGVGTYRWVASYSGDDANTPVTSECGEEVEVVKATPGIATTPSGSVPAGGAVSDTATVSGGFHPTGTVEFQLYAPGDTDCKTPIATRTGDLSGSGTAASGDVTIGAAGTYRWTATYSGDANNNSVTSPCSDEEVKVTPQRLTGRAYGLTAGASLAGLQLVNIARTPDTGPVSTTSSGSTSVPCTATLSGLISAHALCAKVVTTEFPGKSEATASIDDTSIGITGIPVITIGAIKSSSTTTCSGSSGTTTIASLKVGNTVVISAPTNIAPNTTINVGVVKLVLNEQIPFTTPDKGLTVNAVHVTVNALGLAKTNVVLASAESDIGNCP
- a CDS encoding class I SAM-dependent methyltransferase produces the protein MPDPIFAHPRLAAVYDAFDGDRDDLDVYLAVAGELGAERVLDVGCGTGSLAVLLADSGRTVMGVDPAEASLRIARSKDRAGRITWIHGDATTVPAFDADLAVMTGNVAQVFLTDDDWTRTLRGVHGALRPRGYLVFETRRPGRRAWEDWAAGAGPVVLDLPETGPVEQRLDVTDVSLPLVSFRYTYTFLADGEVITSHSTLRFRDRDEVETSLAANGYRVLDVRDAPDRPGREFVFVAQRTT
- a CDS encoding ABC transporter permease, with the translated sequence MRVLSLLALLALWQLAAVAAGNPSFVPAPRAVWDQLVLLSTTHDGVRGYSGHLLVEHLAISLRRILIGSALGVVAGLALGVVLGTVPWIRLVAEPVVTFVRALPPLAYFSLLIIWFGIDETPKLWLLAIAALPPVAVATAAAVHGAPTGLVEAARALGASRRDVIKDVVLPAALPEIFTGVRLAVGVAYSSVVAAETVNGVPGIGGMVRDAQRYLQTDVVVLGLLAIGLSGLLIDGLLRVAENRLIPWRGRV
- a CDS encoding ribokinase, translating into MISVFGSANMDLVAYVAQAPKPGETVTGREFRTIPGGKGANQAIAAARAGADVAFFGAVGDDAFGPGLRAALAEAGVDTTGLRVVPGPSGVAHIVVQDGGDNSIIVVPGANGAVTGPDGRDAEVIARSDALLLQLELPMDAVVAAAHVPGAEVILTPAPAVPLPAELLEAVDLIVPNEHEAAALTGRDDPGDALEALLGLVPEAVVTLGARGALYGSREGVRLHEPAVPVRAVDTTAAGDTFAAALAVARTEGADPARALRFASAAAALSVQREGASTSMPHRHEIDHLMEEGL
- a CDS encoding ABC transporter substrate-binding protein is translated as MSRPRLTRLLSVALAAATAAVLAACGDGAASGTSGGGGDAADRTIRIAYQAFPSGDLIVKNKGWLEQALPGYTVKWTKFDSGASINTAFVAKSVDIAAIGSSPVARGLSAPLNIPYQVAFVLDVAGDNEALVARDGTGISSVEGLRGRKVATPFASTSHYSLLAALDKAGVRESEVNIVDLEPQDILASWTRGDIDAAYVWLPTLDEIKKTGKTIISSRELATAGKPTLDLGVVSTAFVQAHPDVVDAWRKAEARALDLIADDPDAAAQAVGAELNIGKDAAKEQLSQGVFLRPADLSSPEWLGTPDKVGGLAQNLVSAAQFLKDQQKIDAVPDLATVERAIYTKGLPDVLAP
- a CDS encoding HpcH/HpaI aldolase/citrate lyase family protein, which produces MDAPGVPAAPLTWLYVPADRPDRIGKALGGEADMVIVDLEDAVAPENKDAARAGVAALLATPRPRVEIRVNDVRTPYGQADLHALGTLLRGSGGLRVPKVESADEVRRIADAVPGVPLRLIIESALGLERAFEIATASPAVAGIGLGEADLRADLGVTDEAGLAWARSRIVVAARAAGLPAPAQSVYANVRDLDGLAASCASGRAMGFRGRAAIHPVQLPVIAAAYHPTEEEIAAALEVVSAADQGAVALADGRFVDEAVVRQARRVLADAGGH
- a CDS encoding ABC transporter ATP-binding protein; protein product: MSSRPEAAAAPAGTGEEAAAVHLHEVEHVYGGPGGPVAALGPISLTIPPGAFLVLVGASGCGKSTLLRLVAGFERPTSGTVRTGGAEPVPGAGAGIVFQQPRLFPWKTVGGNVELALRYAGVPRAERARRVPELLERVGLHDVADRRIWQISGGQQQRVAIARALAGDDPLLLLDEPFAALDALTRERLQEDLRRVSAQTGRTSVFVTHSVEEAVFLGSRVVVLTRRPGRIALDLDVTLPRTGVEPDELRALPEYAALRAEVGHAVRAAAA
- a CDS encoding putative leader peptide; this encodes MFTASWLVRRRHVDLCRLNGSACRS
- a CDS encoding CaiB/BaiF CoA transferase family protein, coding for MTGPLDGVRVIDAATLFAGPTAAMLLGDYGADVIKIEHPRRPDPSRGHGPGGLWWKMLGRNKRTMTLDLSTTEGQDLLVRLVEDADVLIENFRPGTLERWNLSWDRLSKANPDLVLARVTGFGQFGPYARRPGFGTLAEAMSGFAAMTGEPDGPPTLPPFGLADGICALATAFAVMTALRSGRGQVVDLSIIEPILTVLGAQPTIYDRLGVVPPRTGNRSVNNAPRNTYRCRDGSWVAVSTSAQSIAERVMRLVGRPDLVDEPWFATGAGRVAHVGELDAAVAAWVGERTREEVLRAFEEAEAAVAPIYDVRDVLADPQLTALDAVTTVEDPELGPLRMQNVMFRMSETPGHIRWTGRPHGADTDEILRGLGLTDAQIEALRAKGVV